A genomic stretch from Setaria italica strain Yugu1 chromosome VII, Setaria_italica_v2.0, whole genome shotgun sequence includes:
- the LOC101780602 gene encoding probable protein phosphatase 2C 37 — MVMASAGDGSQASASFSSTPECRIRRRRRLAPLPVSTAAGSSESAGASAAGPSREKRIRPASPTSSSSATSDVDSDVEQGEEVDEAVEEEELRPLPPAGPLHQVLAAAAAQAAWPVAFGSLSVAGRSRDMEDTVSLRPGFHTWVDGSPMHFFGVFDGHGGSHVSELCRDRMHEFLAEELAAEAASFAQRLSRRQQKAAAGEGTSAAGATTSGGGVQDEEQQQEERAWRAALSRTFRRVDALASLACACGRIASPPCRCPLSGNSGIVGSTAVVAVLVRGRLVVANCGDSRAVLCRGGGPGAATPVPLSDDHKPNRPDELARIQAAGGRVVFNNGHRVRGILAMSRALGDRMLRPEVIAEPEITVTDRTPEDECLILASDGMWDAVPNEIACSVARQCLQDGNPADAAAAGGTGPEPEPEPRCSNAASLLVRLAFGRDSWDNISVVVIDLQQRE; from the exons ATGGTGATGGCTAGCGCCGGCGACGGGAGCCAGGCATCAGcgtccttctcctccaccccGGAATGCCGGATACGCAGGCGGCGCCGCCTCGCGCCGTTGCCCGTGTCCACGGCCGCGGGATCCAGCGAGagcgccggcgccagcgccgcggGCCCGAGCCGGGAGAAGCGCATCCGGCCGGCCTCCCCGACTTCCTCGTCGTCGGCAACGTCAGATGTCGATAGCGACGTCGAGCAAGGTGAAGAAGTAGACGAAGctgtggaggaagaggaactgCGGCCGCTCCCGCCCGCGGGTCCGCTGCATCAGGttctggcggcggccgcggcgcaggCAGCGTGGCCGGTCGCGTTCGGGTCCCTGTCAGTGGCGGGGCGGTCGCGGGACATGGAGGACACCGTGTCGCTCCGCCCGGGCTTCCACACCTGGGTCGACGGCTCCCCCATGCACTTCTTCGGCGTCTTCGACGGCCACGGCGGATCCCAT GTGTCAGAGCTATGCCGGGACCGGATGCACGAGTTCCTGGCCgaggagctggcggcggaggcggcgagcttCGCGCAGCGCCTGAGCCGCCGGCAGCAGAAGGCCGCGGCGGGGGAAGGGACGAGCGCGGCCGGTGCCAccaccagcggcggcggggtgcaggacgaggagcagcagcaggaggagcgcGCGTGGCGCGCGGCACTGTCGCGGACGTTCCGGCGCGTAGACGCGCTGGCGTCCCTGGCGTGCGCTTGCGGGCGCATCGCGAGCCCGCCGTGCCGCTGCCCGCTGTCGGGGAACTCCGGCATCGTCGGGTCCACCGCCGTGGTGGCGGTGCTCGTCCGCGGCCGCCTCGTCGTGGCCAACTGCGGCGACTCCCGTGCCGtgctctgccgcggcggcggccccggcgccgccacgcccgTGCCGCTCTCCGACGACCACAAG CCCAACAGGCCGGACGAGCTGGCGCGGAtccaggcggcgggcggccgggtgGTGTTCAACAACGGCCACCGCGTGCGTGGCATCCTCGCCATGTCGCGCGCACTAG GAGACAGGATGCTGCGTCCTGAGGTGATCGCCGAGCCAGAGATCACGGTGACCGACCGGACGCCGGAGGACGAGTGCCTGATCCTGGCCAGCGACGGGATGTGGGACGCGGTCCCGAACGAGATCGCCTGCTCCGTGGCGCGGCAGTGCCTGCAAGACGGGAACCCGGCcgacgcggcggcagcgggtggCACCggcccggagccggagccggagccccgGTGCTCCAACGCCGCCTCGCTCCTCGTCAGGCTCGCGTTCGGGCGGGACAGTTGGGATAACATCAGCGTCGTCGTCATCGATCTGCAGCAGAGGGAGTAA